From one Solanum stenotomum isolate F172 chromosome 12, ASM1918654v1, whole genome shotgun sequence genomic stretch:
- the LOC125848967 gene encoding uncharacterized protein LOC125848967 → MAAMTFVTGMCVFQLTRNVLLNPDVRINKAHRSMGVLENEEEGEKYAKHSLRNFLRTRPPQVMPSINRFFSDHDNN, encoded by the exons ATGGCGGCCATGACATTTGTAACGGGGATGTGTGTTTTTCAGCTAACAAGGAATGTTCTCTTAAATCCTGATGTCag GATCAATAAGGCACATAGAAGCATGGGAGTActtgaaaatgaagaagaaggagagaaGTATGCAAAACACAGCCTTCGAAACTTCCTACGCACTCGTCCACCACAAGTCATGCCTTCTATCAACCGTTTTTTCTCTGATCATGACAACAACTAA
- the LOC125848480 gene encoding protein COBRA-like isoform X1 — protein sequence MMTWNVTCTYSQFLAQKTPTCCVSLSSFYNDTIVPCPTCTCGCQSNGTQRGSCVDPETPHLASVVSDHGKNNYVPLVQCTKHMCPIRIHWHVKLNYKEYWRVKITITNFNYRMNYTQWNLVVQHPNFDNLTTLFSFNYKSLTPYGSINDTAMLWGVKFYNDLLMQAGPSGNVQSELLFRKDASTFTFEKGWAFPHRIYFNGDNCVMPPPDAYPYLPNAGSRWEVSLITFVVTLIASMAVVLTYI from the exons ATGA TGACTTGGAATGTCACATGCACTTACTCACAATTCCTAGCTCAAAAGACTCCTACATGTTGTGTGTCCCTCTCATCCTTCTACAACGACACGATTGTGCCCTGCCCGACGTGCACTTGTGGCTGTCAGAGTAATGGCACTCAGCGTGGGAGTTGTGTAGA TCCAGAAACGCCACACCTAGCTTCAGTTGTATCAGACCATGGGAAGAACAATTACGTTCCTTTGGTACAATGCACAAAGCATATGTGCCCAATTAGGATTCATTGGCATGTGAAACTCAATTACAAGGAATATTGGAGAGTGAAGATCACTATAACAAACTTCAATTACCGGATGAATTATACGCAATGGAACTTAGTTGTCCAACATCCAAACTTTGACAACCTCACTACATTATTCAGCTTTAATTACAAGTCACTAACTCCGTATGGATCAATCA ATGACACTGCTATGCTATGGGGTGTGAAATTCTACAATGATCTGCTCATGCAAGCAGGTCCTTCAGGAAATGTCCAGTCAGAGCTACTATTCCGGAAGGATGCATCAACTTTCACTTTTGAGAAGGGGTGGGCATTTCCTCACAGAATTTATTTCAATGGAGACAACTGTGTGATGCCTCCTCCTGATGCATATCCATACTTGCCAAATGCTGGTTCACGATGGGAGGTGTCTCTGATTACATTTGTGGTGACACTGATAGCTTCGATGGCAGTTGTCCTTacatacatttaa
- the LOC125848480 gene encoding protein COBRA-like isoform X2 — MGLFRFFASTILVLFLLSSFSFHSTDAFDPLDPNGNITIKWDVISWAPDGYVAVVTMYNFQQYRHIQAPGWSLGWTWAKKEVIWTMMGGQTTEQGDCSKYKGNIPHCCKKDPTVVDMLPGTPYNQQIANCCKGGVINSWGQDPANAVSSFQISVGAAGTTNKTVRVPKNFTLKAPGPGYTCGPAKIVKPT, encoded by the exons ATGGGCTTGTTCAGATTTTTTGCTTCCACCATACTTGTACTATTCTTGCTTTCTTCCTTCAGCTTCCATTCAACAG ATGCCTTTGATCCACTTGATCCAAATGGAAACATTACTATAAAATGGGATGTGATCAGCTGGGCACCTGATGGATATGTG GCTGTGGTGACAATGTACAATTTTCAACAATATAGGCATATTCAAGCACCGGGCTGGAGTTTGGGCTGGACATGGGCAAAGAAGGAAGTCATATGGACCATGATGGGAGGTCAAACAACAGAGCAGGGAGattgttcaaaatataaaggaaataTTCCACATTGCTGTAAGAAAGATCCAACAGTTGTTGACATGCTGCCTGGAACTCCTTACAACCAACAGATTGCAAATTGTTGCAAGGGAGGAGTGATCAACTCATGGGGACAAGATCCGGCCAACGCTGTTAGCTCATTTCAAATTAGTGTTGGTGCTGCTGGAACAACCAATAAAACAGTGCGAGTACCTAAGAACTTCACATTAAAGGCTCCAGGGCCTGGTTATACTTGTGGACCTGCTAAAATTGTAAAACCGACTTAG
- the LOC125848479 gene encoding COBRA-like protein 4: MRGLIGVAGFFLIALIPHAVAFDPLDPNGNITIKWDVMSWTPDGYVATVTMNNFQMYRHIMTPGWTLGWTWAKKEVIWSMVGAQTTEQGDCSKFKGNIPHCCKKNPTVVDLLPGTPYNQQFTNCCKGGVLASWGQDPQSSVSAFQVSVGQAGTTNKTVKLPKNFTLLGPGPGYTCGPAKIVPPTKFFTPDLRRKTQALMTWNVTCTYSQLLARKHPSCCVSMSSFYNETITTCPSCACGCENRNKCIKSDSKLLSVVGVNTPRKDNAPLIQCTHHMCPIRVHWHVKLNYKDYWRVKLTVTNFNYRINYTQWTLVVQHPNLNNVTQVFSFDYKPLVPYQSVNDTGMFYGMKFYNDLLMEAGPSGTVQSEVLLQKDKETFSFKQGWAFPRKVYFNGDECMLPPPDTYPYLPNSAHRSPAAFTTLLFSLLFLFTILF; encoded by the exons ATGAGAGGTTTGATTGGTGTTGCTGGCTTCTTCTTAATTGCTCTCATTCCTCATGCAG TTGCATTTGATCCGTTGGATCCCAATGGGAATATCACCATCAAATGGGATGTTATGTCTTGGACACCAGATGGCTATGTC GCTACTGTAACGATGAACAATTTCCAAATGTACCGGCATATCATGACCCCTGGTTGGACCCTAGGATGGACATGGGCTAAGAAAGAAGTGATTTGGTCTATGGTGGGTGCACAAACCACTGAACAAGGCGACTGCTCTAAATTCAAAGGCAACATTCCTCACTGCTGCAAGAAGAATCCCACAGTAGTAGATTTGCTCCCTGGAACTCCTTATAACCAGCAATTCACCAATTGCTGCAAAGGTGGTGTCTTGGCTTCTTGGGGCCAAGATCCTCAATCTTCTGTCTCTGCATTTCAAGTTAGCGTGGGCCAAGCCGGTACCACGAATAAGACCGTTAAACTTCCTAAGAACTTCACTTTGCTTGGTCCTGGACCTGGATATACTTGTGGCCCTGCTAAGATTGTTCCACCTACCAAATTTTTCACACCTGATCTTCGACGCAAAACTCAGGCCTTAA TGACATGGAATGTAACATGCACATACTCCCAATTACTAGCACGAAAACACCCGAGTTGTTGTGTTTCCATGTCAAGTTTCTATAATGAAACCATCACTACTTGTCCTTCTTGTGCTTGTGGTTGTGAGAACAGAAACAAATGTATCAA GAGCGACTCCAAACTACTGAGTGTGGTTGGGGTAAACACTCCAAGAAAAGACAATGCACCGTTAATACAGTGTACGCACCATATGTGCCCAATTCGAGTGCATTGGCATGTGAAGCTCAACTACAAGGACTATTGGCGAGTCAAGCTTACTGTAACCAACTTCAATTACAGGATCAATTACACACAATGGACTCTTGTTGTTCAGCATCCAAATCTTAATAATGTTACACAAGTTTTTAGCTTTGATTACAAGCCTCTCGTTCCCTATCAATCCGTCA ATGACACGGGAATGTTCTATGGTATGAAGTTCTACAATGACTTGCTGATGGAAGCAGGGCCATCTGGGACTGTTCAATCAGAAGTGCTTCTCCAGAAGGACAAGGAAACTTTCTCCTTCAAGCAAGGATGGGCATTTCCCCGAAAAGTCTACTTCAATGGCGACGAATGCATGCTGCCACCACCAGATACTTATCCGTACTTACCCAACTCTGCCCATCGTAGCCCTGCTGCCTTCACAACATTGTTATTTTCCCTGCTTTTCCTTTTTACTATACTCTTTTGA
- the LOC125848120 gene encoding PI-PLC X domain-containing protein At5g67130, which translates to MGPHQNISSLFLIFSVLFVVAATDCSNGTCKLDDKCSSDADCGPGLYCLSCTLSFQGNRCVRSTGTDPFKLVNSSLPFNKYAFLTTHNAFAIEGEPSHTGIPRVTPTNQEDNITQQLNNGVRGLMLDTYDFDGAIWLCHSFGGQCHDYTAFEPAIETLKEIEGFLSANPSEIVTLILEDYVETPNGLTKVFTDAGLMKYWFPVAKMPKGGQDWPLVSDMVTNNQRLIVFTSVKSKEQSEGIAYQWNYMVENQYGDGGMEKGNCPNRAESSAMNDKSKSLVLVNYFRTLPLKPLACVQNSGHLLDMLMTCHDAAANRWANFIAVDFYKRSEGGGAFLATDTLNGQLLCNCGDVHSCAKGSTPGSCTRS; encoded by the exons ATGGGTCCTCACCAAaacatttcttctttatttctcattttctccGTACTCTTCGTTGTTGCCGCCACCGATTGCTCTAATGGAACATGCAAG CTCGATGATAAATGCTCATCAGACGCAGATTGTGGGCCTGGGCTTTATTGTTTATCTTGTACCCTATCTTTTCAAGGCAACAGATGTGTTAGATCAACTGGCACTGATCCGTTTAAGTTAGTG AATAGTTCTTTGCCATTCAACAAGTATGCATTTTTGACGACCCATAATGCTTTTGCAATTGAGGGAGAGCCATCACATACTGGGATACCCAGAGTAACTCCCACCAATCAAGAAGATAATATTACTCAACAACTTAAT AATGGTGTTCGGGGTTTAATGCTTGATACTTATGATTTCGACGGGGCTATATGGTTGTGTCACTCATTCGGAGGCCAATGTCATGACTATACGGCATTT GAACCAGCAATTGAGACATTGAAGGAAATTGAAGGGTTTTTATCAGCAAATCCATCAGAAATTGTGAcattgatattggaagattaTGTAGAGACTCCAAATGGTTTGACCAAAGTGTTTACAGATGCAGGACTAATGAAATATTGGTTTCCTGTGGCAAAAATGCCTAAAGGTGGTCAAGATTGGCCACTTGTAAGTGACATGGTAACTAATAACCAAAGACTAATTGTTTTTACTTCCGTCAAATCCAAAGAACAGAGTGAAGGGATTGCTTACCAATGGAATTACATGGTCGAAAATCAAT ATGGGGATGGAGGAATGGAAAAAGGAAATTGCCCTAATCGCGCAGAGTCATCAGCTATGAATGATAAAAGTAAATCATTGGTGTTGGTGAATTACTTCAGGACACTTCCATTGAAGCCATTAGCTTGTGTTCAAAACTCAGGCCACCTCCTTGACATGCTTATGACTTGTCACGATGCTGCTGCTAATCGATGGGCAAATTTTATCGCTGTTGATTTTTACAAG AGAAGTGAAGGAGGAGGTGCATTTTTAGCTACAGATACCCTCAATGGGCAGCTGTTATGCAATTGTGGTGATGTACATTCTTGTGCG AAGGGATCTACTCCAGGAAGCTGCACTCGATCATGA